Within Runella rosea, the genomic segment CAGTAAGTGTTGGGTCAATTCGGCCGCGATGGATTCCGAGGTTTGGTAATAAGGGCTCAATCCTATCGTTTTTGCCTGTTGAATTCCTCCTTGTGGGTTGATGATGCGCCAATCGGTTTTGGTCGCGCCGCTATCTGCTATTAAAATCATATTTTTTTCTATCACTCCTTTTTCAGTCGCATTTTTTGTCATTCCATTTTTTTGTCATTCCGTAGGAATCTAATGACAGATAAAATGCACCGCTATAATAGCGCATTCAAAAGACCCTTAGCAGGGTGACAAAATGGTATTTTTTTATTAGAATAATTTCTTAACTATGAACACACTAAGCCAAGCTCTGAGTAACGAACCAACTGCATAAAAAATTCGTATTGTTGGTCAGGTACTTGAATGGTTATTTAACACATAGCCGTAAGTGTCTCGACAAAGTTAGGTAATTTCGCCTTTTCGTTAGTGATGTATGAACACCGTATTGAACAAAAAAGTCCGTTTTGAGGAATTAAACCTGATTGATTACCAGCAGGCCTGGGACTATCAGGAGAAGCTTTTGGCCGAAAATGTAGCCATCAAAGCCCACAATCGGAATGCTCCCGCTGACCAACAACGCAGCACCACCAATCACCTGCTTTTCTGCCAGCATCCGCACGTCTACACGCTGGGCAAAAGCGGACATCCTGATAATTTATTGGTTGACGCAACCCAATTGACTGAAATACAGGCCACTTACTATAAAATCAATCGCGGTGGTGATATTACCTACCACGGCCCCGGACAATTGGTCGGCTATCCGATTCTGGACTTAGAGAATTTCTTCACCGATATTCACCGCTACATGCGTACGCTGGAAGAAGCCATCATTTTGACCTGCGCCGACTATGGCCTGTTGGCTGGGCGCATCGATGGACTGACGGGCGTGTGGCTGGATTTTGAAACCCTACAAAACCCGCGCAAGATATGCGCTATGGGCGTAAAATGCAGTCGCTGGGTCACGATGCACGGTTTTGCGTTTAATGTCAACACCGATTTATCGTATTTTGGGCACATCGTCCCCTGCGGCATCACCGACAAAGCCGTGACTTCTCTGCAACAAGAACTCGGACGCGAACTCCCTATGGCTGAAGTAGAAGAAAAGGTAAAAGGGCATTTGGCCGCTTTGTTTGGGATGGAGTGGGTGTAATTGATGCCGTTTTTGGGGATTCTGCTGACACAAAAAATTGGCAGTGTTGTCACCGCCAAGGGCCAAATTTCTTAATTTTACTGAAAATACATTTCACCAATGATTTCGGCTATCCTGCAACAGAAAATAGTAGACTATCTCAAACCCTACAAGCCAACTCGGGTGGGTATTTTTGGATCATATGCCCGCAACCAGCAACGACAGGACAGCGATTTGGATATTTTGGTCAATTTTGAAAAAACGGTCAATTTATTAGACTTCGTTGGCATTGAGATGGATTTAACAGACATTCTTGGCATCAAAGTGGATTTGGTCTCAGAAAAGTCCATCCTGCCCGCCATGCGACCTTATATTGAAAAAGATTTACACATTCTCCTGTGAAGAAAGAACCCCATATTTACGTTGGACATATTTTACAGTGCATTACATCCATTCTTGAATATACATCAGGGATGAATGAAGATGACTTTTTACGCAACAAACTCGTTCAAGACGCTGTATTAAGAATACTTTGAGGTAATCGGTGAAGCCGCAAAGCAAATTGATACCCCCTTTCGTGAGCAATACACTCAAATCCCTTGGCGAAAAATGGCGGGCCTGCGGCACAAACTCATTCACGATTATATGGGTGTAGATTTATGGGCGGTATGGGAAATCGTAGTCACTATTTTACCACAACAGGCAATTGATTTCAAGAATATAGTGAATGATTTAGAAAAGAATAATTTCTAGCCGTTGTGTGTGTGTTTACCCACAGTTTTTACGATGCCTGATTTTCTCCGATTTTTTGCCGTTGTGGGTGTTTTTCACCCACAATTTTTATGATGCCTGATTTTCTTCAACTATTATGGGTATTTCCTAACTATAACTTTATCCAAAAAGGCTACTAGTCCCATATTCTTATTAAAATGTGTCTTGTCAATACCTCCTTTCCTTTTTTATCTAATAACTGAGCAATATGATAGCCAAATTGTGTTTTAAAAGGCTTTGAACTCTCATTTAATTTAAGTCCCAAGATAATTTTCTGAAAATCTGGATCTAATATTTCATATGAGCACCAGTCAATTTTACCCCCATCATTAAAATTACTTGGGTCTTGAGAATATTTTTCGGCTAAGGTCTCAAACTTATTACCTGAAAGAAGCATGCTATAAATTTTCTCTATTTCCTGCTTTGCAAGGCTGTCGTTGTATCTTTCAGGATTATTGGTTGTATATATATCAGCGGCACCTTGTGCAATTAATCTATCACTAACCAATAAAAGGGAAAGTATTAAAAGAATCAGTTTCATACGAATTTAGAGTTAAAAGTATATTATTTATTTTAGCTGTTTTTTGCCCTCGGGGTGTTTTTTACAATGCCCGATTTTATTCAAATATTAGGGACATTTCCTAATCATAACTTTATCAAAAAGCTCGGCGGTGAAAGAAAACCCCGTCAAGGGCTTACCCATTTCCGTTCAGCAACATTTTTGGCCGTTGTGGGTGTTTCTCACCCACAACTTTTACAAAGCATGATTTTCTCCCGGTAGTATGGCTTGGCGGTGAAAACACCACCAAGGGCATGATAGACACCGCCAAGGGCTTGCCCCCTCTACTTTCAGCAACATTATAAAATTTTATTTACTTCCCCAACCATTACCTTTGCGCTTTATTAGTACCTGTCCATGATTCACGAGATTCTTAAACAATACTGGGGATACGACCAATTTCGGCCTTTACAGGAAGATATCATTCAGTCTGTGCTGGCCAAGCGCGATACCTTGGCCCTGTTGCCCACGGGCGGCGGTAAGTCGCTGTGTTTTCAAATTCCTGCCTTGGCCATGGAGGGCGTTTGCATTGTGGTTACCCCGTTGATTGCCCTCATGAAAGACCAGGTGGAGCAACTGCGGCGGCGACACATCATGGCCGCCGCCATTTATTCGGGCATGAACTGGCACGAAATCGACATTGTGCTCGACAACTGCATCCACGGCACCACCAAGTTTTTGTACGTTTCGCCCGAGCGGCTCCGGGCCGATATTTTTTTGACGCGGGCCAAGATGATGAAAATCAACCTGCTCGCCATCGACGAAGCGCACTGTATCTCGCAATGGGGTTACGATTTTCGACCTTCGTACCTGCAAATTGCCGAGTTTCACGCCCTGATTCCAGACGTGCCCATCATCGCCCTCACTGCCTCGGCCACCGAGCCCGTAAAGCTGGATATTTGCGAAAAGCTACAAATGCGCGAACCTGCCGTTTTTCAGGCGACGTTTGCCCGTTCCAATCTTTCGTATTCGGCTTTTTTTGAAGAAAACAAAGACTCCCGCCTTGTCAGAATATTGCAGAACGTGCCCGGTTCGGCCATTATTTACGTGCGCAACCGCCGTCGCACCAAAGAAGTGGCGGATTGGCTGAACCGACAAGGCATTCGGGCGGAATTTTACCACGCGGGCATCCCCACCAAACAGCGCGGCGAAAAACAGGAAGCTTGGATTCGCAACCGCGTGCGGGTCATGGTGGCCACCAATGCCTTTGGCATGGGTATCGACAAACCCGACGTGCGGGTGGTGATTCACATCGACCTGCCCGATAACCTCGAAGCCTACTACCAAGAAGCGGGACGCGCTGGGCGAGATGGCCAAAAAGCCTACGCTGTGGCGCTGTATTCGCCCAAAGACCTGAACGAACTTGTACGCAACGTAGAGCAAAAATACCCGCCCATTGAGCTGGTCAGGCGCGTGTATCAGGCATTGGCCAATTTTTACCGCGTGCCCGTGGGTGGCGGCGAACTGGAGTATTTCGACTTTGATTTACAGACCTTTACAGGAACGTTTGGCTTGCCCGCTTCCGAAACCCATTACGCTATCAAATTGCTTGAAGAAGAAGGTTTTCTGCAATTGAGCGACGCGTACAACAGCTCGTCAAAGATTCACATTGTGGTCGACAATCGCGCGTTGTACGACCTTCAACTCAAATATCCGCAGTACGATAGTTTTATCAAATTGCTGCTGCGAATATACGGCGGCGAAATTTTCACGCAGTTTGTCAACATTTCCGAAACCGTCATCGGGCAAAAACACTACATCATGGAACCCGACGTGGTGAAGATGCTGCAAAGCCTGCATGATTTGGGTGTTTTGGTGTACGAAAAGCAACGCGACAAGCCGCAATTAAGCTTCCTGACGCCCCGCTACGACGCCGACATGATGCCCATCAATGCCTTGGCGATTCAGGAAAAACACAGGGCCGACCTTGAGCGCATCGAGGCCGTTGCCAATTATGTGCAGCATTCCACTCGCTGCCGCACCCAGTTGTTGCAACAGTATTTTGGAGAACACACCGACGAACGTTGCGGAATTTGTGATAACTGTTTGGCGAAAAAGAAAAAAACGCCCGCCAATCCCGAAAACGGCAAGCTCAAAGCAGAGATTTTGCGGCTGCTAAATTTAAGCCCACTCACGCCCCAACAGTTGGTAGCATCCTTCGGCATTAAAAACGAACAAGCCGCCATTGACACCATTCGGGAACTATTAGAGGATGAAGTGGTTCTCTATGAAGGAGAAGGCACATTGCGACTGCGTCAGTAGTGCAATGACAGGAATCTCTTAAAATTTAGATAAATTTGCAAAAAGCCCGCTATACCATGAACTGGCAAGAATACATACACGCAGACCCGCAGATTCTAAACGGCAAACCTGTCATCAAAGGAACCAGGCTGTCCATTGAATTTATTCTTGAACGATTAAGCGACGGTTGGTCGGAGCAGATGCTTCTTGAGAATTACCCTCGTCTGTCGCATGAATCTTTGTTAGCGGTCTATGCTTTTATGCTTCAAATGGCCAAAGACGGCTTATTGTATTTACCGACTTATCCTCTGAAACAAGCTTCATGAAGTGGCTCGCGGATGAAAATTTCCCAATTACCTCTTACAAAATATTAGCGTCTCAGGGATGGGACATCAAGCATATTTCGTTAGAGAATCCAAGTATTCAGGATTTTGAAGTCATTGGACGGGCTATTAATGAAGAGCGGATTGTTCTTACCTTCGACAGCGATTTTGGAACATTGGTTTTCAAAGAAGGCTACCGGCCGCTTGGTGTAATTTACTTCAGACTTCCCCATTTTTTGCCAGAAACTCCCGCTCAAATCTTATTAGAGCTGGACAAGAATGGTTTTTATACATTTGAATTTCACTTTACCGTCATTGACGATGACGGAATTAGACAACGTACCATACCCAAATGAACATAGGCGATAAAGTCAGATTAGTCCATTCCAAAGAGGAAGGCATCATTACGCGTTTTTTGCAAAACGATGTCGTGGAGATTGAAATTGAAGAAGGGTTTCGCTTGCCGGTCCTCAAACGTGAATTGGCGGTGGTGTCGGCGGTAGAAGGCCAGTTTTTTCGCGGACAAAAAGTCAGTCCGACTGTCGAAAAGTCATCAGAATCACGACCGACGGGAATCAAGGCCGAGAAAGGCATTTTTATGGCGTTTGTACCGCTCAACGACCGCGAAATTGCGCTGTATTTGGTCAACAATACCGATTGGGACCTCCCCTACGCGCTCACCATGCCCACCGAGCGCCACCAACGCGGTCTTTCGGGCGGGGTGATGAAAGCCAAAACCAGCGTGAAAGTGCAAGATTTATTAATCAAGGACTTTGACGAATGGGGCACCTTTGTGTTCAATTGCCTGTATTACACCGTTGGTTTTGCCCCCGAGCGTGCGCCGTTTAGCAAGCGGGTGAAATTCCGCGCTAACACGTTTTTCAAAAACAAACGCAAAGCTCCGCTCCTCGACAAAGATGCGTATCTGTATCAACTCGACAGCGATGAAAAGGAAAAATCCGACCAACCGCTGAACGCGCAGGCGCTGAAAGAAAAAATGTTTGAGAAAAATGAGCCTGATGCGCCGCTTCCGACAAAAGTAGAGCGCCCAGCGGCGGTCATTGATTTGCACATTGAAAAGCTTACCCGCGATTTTATGACGCTGAGCAACTCGCAAATGGTTGAAATTCAACTAAAAACCTTTGAGCAACAACTCGAAAAAGCCATTGCCAGCGGCATGGATGAGATTACGTTCATTCACGGCGTAGGCAACGGCGTACTGCGCACTGAGCTGCACCGCCGCATGAGCAAACACAAAAACGTGAAGTTTTTTGAGGATGCCCAAAAAGAGAAGTTTGGGTACGGGGCTACCAAAGTAAAGATCAAATAAAGGCTCTTTTTAGGTCATAAAATAGTCAGAATTCTGTTTTTGGGTCTTACTATTCCTTGGCCTGTGTTCACAATTAAACAAATGAATAAAGGTAATAAACAGAAGTTCAGATAAAATCACAAAAGACTCAATAATCAGGCAAAAAGGCCAATGAGTTGGGTAAGTATTCTGCCAAATTGTCACTTTTAAGCCCCAAATTTTGGCTGGCACGCTCATTGTGTAATGATGACCGTACAGATTGAAAAAGTAAACATTCAATCTCCTATTCATTCACAACAGCGGCCAACCGCTTAATAATTAACAAAGACATGGGAAAAATAATTGGAATTGACTTAGGTACTACCAACTCTTGCGTGGCTGTTATGGAAGGTAACGAACCCGTCGTAATCGCAAACAGCGAGGGCGCGCGTACCACCCCTTCTGTAGTCGCTTTTATGGACAATGGTAACGGCGAACGTAAAGTAGGTGCTCCTGCCAAGCGTCAAGCCATTACCAATCCTAACAACACCATTTCGTCAATCAAACGATTCATGGGAAAACGCTTCAACGAAGTAAGCGGCGAAATGAAAACCGTAGCCTACACCGTTGAGCAGGGTGCCAACAACACTCCCCGCGTTCGTATCGGTGAAAACCTCTATACTCCGCAGCAAATCTCGGCGCACATTTTGACCAAAATGAAGCAAACCGCCGAAGATTATCTCGGACAAACCGTAACCGAAGCCGTAATTACTGTACCTGCGTACTTCAACGACGCCGAACGTCAGGCGACTAAAGAAGCGGGTATCATTGCGGGTCTGGATGTAAAACGTATCATCAACGAGCCCACCGCCGCTGCCTTGGCCTACGGCCTTGACAAGCAAGGAAAAGACGTTAAAATTGCCGTATTTGACTTAGGTGGTGGTACGTTTGACGTATCTATTCTCGAACTCGGTGATGGCGTATTTGAAGTAAAATCGACCGACGGTGACACGCACCTTGGCGGTGATGACTTTGACCAAGTAATCATCGACTGGCTGGCCGACGAATTCAAGAAAGACGAAGGCATCGACCTGCGTCAGGACGCCATGGCGCTCCAACGCTTGAAAGAAGCCGCCGAAAAAGCCAAAATCGAACTCTCAAGCTCGACCCAATCAGAAATCAACTTACCTTATATCTTCCCCGTCAACGGTATTCCTAAGCACTTGGTGCGCTCGTTGACCAAGGCGAAGTTTGAACAATTGGCCGACCGTCTGT encodes:
- the lipB gene encoding lipoyl(octanoyl) transferase LipB, producing MNTVLNKKVRFEELNLIDYQQAWDYQEKLLAENVAIKAHNRNAPADQQRSTTNHLLFCQHPHVYTLGKSGHPDNLLVDATQLTEIQATYYKINRGGDITYHGPGQLVGYPILDLENFFTDIHRYMRTLEEAIILTCADYGLLAGRIDGLTGVWLDFETLQNPRKICAMGVKCSRWVTMHGFAFNVNTDLSYFGHIVPCGITDKAVTSLQQELGRELPMAEVEEKVKGHLAALFGMEWV
- a CDS encoding nucleotidyltransferase family protein, whose protein sequence is MISAILQQKIVDYLKPYKPTRVGIFGSYARNQQRQDSDLDILVNFEKTVNLLDFVGIEMDLTDILGIKVDLVSEKSILPAMRPYIEKDLHILL
- a CDS encoding HepT-like ribonuclease domain-containing protein — its product is MGEAAKQIDTPFREQYTQIPWRKMAGLRHKLIHDYMGVDLWAVWEIVVTILPQQAIDFKNIVNDLEKNNF
- a CDS encoding peptidylprolyl isomerase codes for the protein MKLILLILSLLLVSDRLIAQGAADIYTTNNPERYNDSLAKQEIEKIYSMLLSGNKFETLAEKYSQDPSNFNDGGKIDWCSYEILDPDFQKIILGLKLNESSKPFKTQFGYHIAQLLDKKGKEVLTRHILIRIWD
- a CDS encoding RecQ family ATP-dependent DNA helicase, with product MIHEILKQYWGYDQFRPLQEDIIQSVLAKRDTLALLPTGGGKSLCFQIPALAMEGVCIVVTPLIALMKDQVEQLRRRHIMAAAIYSGMNWHEIDIVLDNCIHGTTKFLYVSPERLRADIFLTRAKMMKINLLAIDEAHCISQWGYDFRPSYLQIAEFHALIPDVPIIALTASATEPVKLDICEKLQMREPAVFQATFARSNLSYSAFFEENKDSRLVRILQNVPGSAIIYVRNRRRTKEVADWLNRQGIRAEFYHAGIPTKQRGEKQEAWIRNRVRVMVATNAFGMGIDKPDVRVVIHIDLPDNLEAYYQEAGRAGRDGQKAYAVALYSPKDLNELVRNVEQKYPPIELVRRVYQALANFYRVPVGGGELEYFDFDLQTFTGTFGLPASETHYAIKLLEEEGFLQLSDAYNSSSKIHIVVDNRALYDLQLKYPQYDSFIKLLLRIYGGEIFTQFVNISETVIGQKHYIMEPDVVKMLQSLHDLGVLVYEKQRDKPQLSFLTPRYDADMMPINALAIQEKHRADLERIEAVANYVQHSTRCRTQLLQQYFGEHTDERCGICDNCLAKKKKTPANPENGKLKAEILRLLNLSPLTPQQLVASFGIKNEQAAIDTIRELLEDEVVLYEGEGTLRLRQ
- a CDS encoding DUF433 domain-containing protein yields the protein MNWQEYIHADPQILNGKPVIKGTRLSIEFILERLSDGWSEQMLLENYPRLSHESLLAVYAFMLQMAKDGLLYLPTYPLKQAS
- a CDS encoding DUF5615 family PIN-like protein translates to MKWLADENFPITSYKILASQGWDIKHISLENPSIQDFEVIGRAINEERIVLTFDSDFGTLVFKEGYRPLGVIYFRLPHFLPETPAQILLELDKNGFYTFEFHFTVIDDDGIRQRTIPK
- a CDS encoding Smr/MutS family protein; the encoded protein is MNIGDKVRLVHSKEEGIITRFLQNDVVEIEIEEGFRLPVLKRELAVVSAVEGQFFRGQKVSPTVEKSSESRPTGIKAEKGIFMAFVPLNDREIALYLVNNTDWDLPYALTMPTERHQRGLSGGVMKAKTSVKVQDLLIKDFDEWGTFVFNCLYYTVGFAPERAPFSKRVKFRANTFFKNKRKAPLLDKDAYLYQLDSDEKEKSDQPLNAQALKEKMFEKNEPDAPLPTKVERPAAVIDLHIEKLTRDFMTLSNSQMVEIQLKTFEQQLEKAIASGMDEITFIHGVGNGVLRTELHRRMSKHKNVKFFEDAQKEKFGYGATKVKIK